Proteins encoded in a region of the Pieris rapae chromosome 12, ilPieRapa1.1, whole genome shotgun sequence genome:
- the LOC111004266 gene encoding serine/threonine-protein phosphatase 6 catalytic subunit, whose translation MIADVDKWIEIAKRCKYLPEDDLRELCNIVCDLLLEEPNVQPVQTPVTVCGDIHGQFYDLEELFNIGGQVPETQYIFMGDYVDRGYYSLETLTLLMAFKARYPDRIFLLRGNHETCQITKVYGFYDECLNKYGNANAWKDCCRVFDLLTVAALIDESVLCVHGGLSPEISMLDQIRCIDRNQQIPHKGAFCDLLWSDPTEDDTKWSVSPRGAGWLFGRVVTELFMSYNDLTLICRAHQLVNDGYKYMFDQRLVTIWSAPNYCYRCGNVASIMEFNSVNDRNAKLFNAVPDSEREVPPQQATPYFL comes from the exons ATGATAGCAGATGTAGACAAGTGGATTGAAATTGCCAAAAGGTGTAAATATCTCCCAGAAGACGATTTGCGAGAGCTGTGTAATATTGTTTGTGATCTTCTTTTAGAAGAGCCGAATGTACAACCGGTACAGACACCTGTAACTGTTTGCGGTGATATTCACGGACAG TTCTATGATTTAGAAGAACTTTTCAACATTGGTGGACAAGTACCAGAAACACAGTACATATTTATGGGAGACTATGTAGATAGGGGGTACTATAGTCTTGAAACACTTACATTATTAATGGCATTTAAAGCGAGGTATCCAGATAG GATATTTCTGTTGAGAGGAAATCACGAAACATGTCAAATAACAAAAGTTTATGGTTTCTATGATGAgtgtttaaacaaatatggAAATGCAAATGCCTGGAAAGACTGTTGCAGGGTTTTTGATCTTCTAACTGTAGCGGCT TTAATTGATGAATCTGTCCTTTGTGTGCATGGTGGTCTCTCTCCTGAAATATCTATGTTGGATCAAATCCGATGTATTGATAGAAATCAACAAATACCTCATAAAGGTGCATTTTGTGATTTACTGTGGTCAGATCCCACCGAAGATGATACTAAATG gtCGGTTAGCCCTCGTGGCGCTGGATGGCTCTTTGGCAGAGTGGTCACAGAGCTTTTTATGAGCTATAATGATCTCACTTTAATATGTAGAGCACATCAGCTAGTAAATGATG gttataaatatatgtttgacCAAAGATTGGTCACCATTTGGTCAGCAccaaattattgttatagatGTGGAAATGTTGCATCAATAATGGAATTTAACAGTGTGAATGATAGGAATGCGAAACTTTTTAATGCAGTGCCAGACAGTGAAAGAGAAGTCCCTCCACAACAAGCAACACCctattttctgtaa